The following coding sequences lie in one Spinacia oleracea cultivar Varoflay chromosome 1, BTI_SOV_V1, whole genome shotgun sequence genomic window:
- the LOC110776329 gene encoding notchless protein homolog has protein sequence MEVEGDKEMENGNSVMCQLADPEGNPLGTAMYLPQNAGPKELQQIVNTLLSNEERLPYAFYISDNELVVELGNYLQKNKVSVEKVVQIVYQPQAIFRIRPVNRCSATIAGHTESVLSVSFSPDGQQLASGSGDTTVRLWDIATQTPMFTCTGHKNWVLCIAWSPDGKYLASGSKAGELQCWNPQTGKPSGSPLTGHKKWITGISWEPVHLQAPCRRFVSASKDGDARIWDVTLSKCVMCLSGHTLAVTCVKWGGDGFIYTGSQDCTIKVWETKQGKLIRELKGHGHWVNSLALSTEYVLRTGAFDHTGKQCSTPEEMKEVALARYNKMRGDAPERLVSGSDDFTMFLWEPSVSKHPKARMTGHQQAVNHVYFSPDGQWVASASFDKSVKLWNGVTGKFVAAFRGHVGPVYQISWSADSRLLLSGSKDSTLKIWDIRTQKLKQDLPGHADEVFAVDWSPDGEKVASGGRDRVMKLWMG, from the exons ATGGAAGTGGAAGGTGACAAAGAGATGGAAAATGGAAACAGTGTGATGTGCCAATTGGCCGATCCAGAAGGTAATCCTCTTGGAACTGCCATGTATCTTCCTCAAAACGCTGGTCCTAAAGAACTTCAACAAATCGTCAATACCCTTCTCAGCAAT GAAGAAAGGCTACCTTATGCTTTCTATATATCAGATAATGAGCTTGTCGTTGAACTGGGGAATTATTTACAGAAAAATAAAG TTTCTGTGGAGAAGGTTGTTCAAATAGTTTATCAACCACAAGCAATTTTCCGCATCCGGCCTGTAAACCGCTGTTCTGCTACAATAGCTG GTCATACTGAATCTGTGCTTTCAGTCTCATTTAGTCCTGATGGCCAACAGTTGGCCAGTGGATCTGGCGACACTACTGTTAGACTTTGGGACATAGCTACCCAAACACCAATGTTTACTTGTACAG gACACAAGAATTGGGTACTTTGCATAGCATGGTCCCCTGATGGTAAGTATCTAGCCAGTGGAAGCAAGGCAGGAGAGCTCCAGTGTTGGAATCCTCAAACAGGAAAGCCATCAGGCAGCCCACTTACG GGACACAAAAAGTGGATTACTGGTATATCTTGGGAACCAGTCCACCTTCAAGCTCCATGTCGCCGGTTTGTAAGCGCTAGCAAAGATGGTGATGCACGCATATGGGATGTAACGCTTAGTAAGTGTGTAATGTGCCTGAGTGGGCATACACTGGCTGTAACATGTGTAAAATGGGGTGGGGATGGTTTCATCTATACTGG CTCTCAGGATTGTACAATAAAAGTTTGGGAAACTAAACAAGGGAAGTTAATTCGCGAATTGAAG GGCCATGGTCATTGGGTCAATTCTCTGGCACTTAGTACGGAGTATGTCCTGCGGACCGGGGCTTTTGATCACACAGGCAAGCAGTGTTCTACTCCAGAGGAAATGAAGGAG GTTGCTTTGGCTAGATACAACAAAATGAGAGGCGATGCCCCAGAGAGACTGGTTTCAGGTTCTGATGATTTCACCATGTTTCTATGGGAACCTTCTGTAAGCAAGCACCCTAAAGCTCGGATGACAGGTCATCAACAG GctgtgaatcatgtttacttttCTCCTGATGGGCAATGGGTGGCAAGTGCTTCCTTTGATAAATCAGTTAAGTTATGGAATGGTGTTACGGGAAAATTTGTTGCTGCTTTTCGGGGTCATGTTGGGCCTGTTTATCAGATAAG TTGGTCTGCAGATAGTAGGCTTCTGTTGAGTGGTAGCAAGGACTCCACGCTAAAG ATATGGGATATCAGAACGCAGAAGCTGAAACAAGATCTCCCAGGCCATGCGGACGAG GTTTTTGCGGTGGATTGGAGTCCAGATGGTGAGAAGGTGGCATCTGGTGGAAGGGATAGAGTAATGAAATTGTGGATGGGCTAG